In Vitis vinifera cultivar Pinot Noir 40024 chromosome 4, ASM3070453v1, the genomic window CATGCCTCATTATCAAGACTGAAgatcaaaattgattttttccTATAGAACTATTATCTTTGTCTCTTAACAAGTATTGGAATAAGGCATGATTCAAGTAGGATATGGGAAAAGTACCCTTTTTGGAATACCATGACTATCAAATGAGGCAGAGGTCAAAGACAATCGTAAATGGTGCGGTGTAGACTGAGGACCAAGAGGATTAACACCATAGGAGTATAAAGATTTTCAGGATGGAAGATTTTATGTCTCTATCTCATCCACAGGTAGATTGCAGTTAAGAAGTTCAAGATACAGTTTCCAGACGGATGCATCATTGGCATATTGAACAGTATAGCAACTCAAGTTTCTGCAATTTAAAAAAGGTAGAAGACAAGAATCTCAATGAAATCTGAATTTCATATCCGTCTGCCAATTTATGTACATCTATAAAATCATTTACATGGGTCAAAATTAGAGACAGTAAACTTGATGTGCCAACTATTTTCCTAACACTTTGTGCCTTCTCTCAGGAGGAACTTAGCCGAGAAGTTAGATCGATGAAAGATTCTTCCTTGCATGGGATTGTGACTCCACCCATTGGATGATTGAAGCCGAATTCTTCCTCAGAATGACTCAAAAATTTCTGGAATGAAGGATTGTTCAAGTAAGATATCGGAACCACAAACCGCTTCTTTTCAGCTTCTCCAACATAAACTGCAAAGTGGCCTTTTGGCACCACTGCTGTTGTTGCTGATATAGATAGCTGACTTCTGGTAAGAAGAGATTGCAGTTTGAGGATCTGCTTGGCATGAAGAATTGAGGGCATACGGAAACCCATCTTCTTTGGAatgaaattaggaaaataatCTTAAATGAATCTAACAAGCTTTTGTAGAACAAGAATGGAAACTTGGAACACTTGAACTGGATGTGAGGGTTGATTCAGTTATCTATGTATTTATACAGAAAGAATCCCTTATTTTCCAAGCTTTCGTGGTTGGAGGAAATGATAGTTGGGCAATTGAAGGGCCTTCCTCATCAAGGGGTCACATGGTTTTGCCTCCCTTTCCCTATCTCTTTGTATCTTTCTCTTCCACCACCAGCCTAATTAGGTGTATCAGCCCCACATGTGCCTTCAAAGTTGTTATCCATGTAAAATCTTATGTCCCTATGGCTACAAATAGTTGGAAACAGACCTCTCCCTTGTGCTGGAAAACGAAAAGAAATAAATCCATGAGAAGGTGATAAGATTTACAGAGGGCCATAAAAGCTTTAGATAGCAGACAGACTGATAGAATGACACTGTT contains:
- the LOC100252964 gene encoding auxin-responsive protein SAUR21: MGFRMPSILHAKQILKLQSLLTRSQLSISATTAVVPKGHFAVYVGEAEKKRFVVPISYLNNPSFQKFLSHSEEEFGFNHPMGGVTIPCKEESFIDLTSRLSSS